tggctaatgctgGTCTGCGCAAGGCATCAAGGCATAAGCGCAAGAAGTTCAAGAATGGAGTAGCTGctggacatattaaaaaagtgtaagGAACTTCTCAGCGCAAGAAGAGGGGCAAGCGCaggaaaaacaagtcaaaattagagtgcttcaactgcggaaagattgaccacttcgctcgtgactgcactgagccgaagaaggtacactgacttttctcgcattgtttttgtaactagccatgtgatggttgttgactcctatcctttgtggactgttgattcaggagcgaccGAGCACGTAGCACGAAATAGAGTCGGATTTGTGGAGTATCGCCAGATTCCAACTGGGAgccgtgatatcaaggtggggaatggagctagcgtggaggtactgggacttggtacctacaagTTGGACTTATGGGGTGGCCGCACTCTTTTCCACCACAATGTACTATATGCTCCCGAGATCCgacgaaacttactttcagttgttactctattaaaacttggttttcggattgtttttgaaaacaattatgtATCCTTTCATTTGGGTCATGTGTTTTAcggcaatgcttttcttcaaaacggttttatgatattggatttggtttattctaatataaatgaatctattactttttttcttcatttattgataatttggattcatacgCATGGTatgctaggcttggccatataggacaagatagaatgactcgaTTAGTTAGAGAAGGCCAAataggcaatctcgctaaggtcatcttgctctttgagaaaaagaaattcaccgtagcatgtgtttcatactacatgtgcttattcgaccaaatgagtaagtgagtaaatTATTCCCCTATTTCTCACtgtgtgagtctcattttttaagtgtcctttacttttgactatgtcacaagatggaggttataatgtctgctactttggcatgttgtctatgGCCATGATTAATACGGTCTAGAGAGGCATTGCTAGGAAAGCAGTTTGACCAAAattgaatgatatgagtgcaaaggGAAAATTATTCGATATCGCATCTTCGATagtgtttgctgacgtcaaactatgacgctacatactggtagcgactaaggttgtgaacatattgaaatgatttagagaTAGTCAAGCATTGTTCTAAGTTTTTCTGAAACTCAAGAGGGTTTTGAAAATGCTTGAACTGATGCGATCGAATGAGTCTACGGCATAACCAAACTTTAGggatgttactatgctagtcttctctgggagagatttagtgtatgtactcccacttttctatagatatgcttggtggtcgcacgacctatttacttgtatgaataagattgagaacattagaGAGATGCTGACCTGGGATCATGCCCACTGTGTCCGAGTGGGAGATGTTAATTGGAGGGCCGCCCACGTGGGGCAGACCCCTCCTTTACTCTACCTaatgcatggctttaagccatgcgttatttGCATGTAACGCATGACTTAAAGCCATACGCTTCTGCCAAATAAATGACAGATTAAGGCTGGCCTTTTGGGCCAGCCGTgtagggggctatatatagcccccctctTTTGGTTCTTGGAAATCatcagaaaaagtaaaaaaaaagctctcttttattctctcttaatatagtatttagtttgtggatttgttaagtgttactctagttttataaCTACATAGTACACTTTACCGCTAAGAGAAAACGCTTGATCTTTGTCGCactggagaaacttgtggaacATTTCTTTAAGCTGAGCCTGAGATACTTTCCGCTATGCTTTCTAACATCACGTGAACAAGATGACcttagcgagattgcctatTAGGCCTTCTCTAGCGAACcgagtcattctatcttgccctatatggccaaacctagcatgccatgtgtatgaatccaaattatcaatagatgaaagaaaagcaatagattcatttatattagaataaaccaaatccaatatcataaaaccgtcttgaagaaaagcattgtCATAAAACAAATGgcccaaatgaaaggaaacataattgttttaaaaaacattttaatagagtaacaactgaaagtaagtttcgtcggatctcgggagcgtatagcacattgtgaaggaaaagagtgcggccaccccgcaagtccagcttgtaggtaccaagtcctagtacctccacgctagctccattccccaacttgatatcacggctcccagttggaatccgacgatactccacaaatctgactctatctcgcgctatgtgctcggtcgctcctgaatcaacagtccacaaaggataggagtaagcaaccatcacatggctagttacaaaaacaatgcgagaaaagtcagagtgtaccttcttcggctcagtgcagtcacgagcgaattggccaatctttccgcagttgaagcactctaattttgatttgtttttcccgtgcttgcccctcttggtgcgctgagaagttcctgacacttttttaatatgtccagcagctactccattcttggacttcttgcgcTTAGGCCTTGATGCCTTGCGCGAACCAGTATTAGCCACATAGGCTGTATGATTGGGCTTAGCAGCCTCTAGGCgctcagcctccaattccaagtgacgcgagacatcatcaaagtctttgatattctcgttatgcgtaaggttctggctcatattctcccaagaattcggtagtgatcttatcactgcctgtacttgctgttcatctgtcaggttgtttcctgccgacctaagttcgcggatcatagttcacatagccctaagatgctgcttcatcgtgtggtcagagcgcatcttataggagtcgaacctcatggttaatccacgcaacctaatggctgaagttccaccaaacttcaacttcaaagcctcccacatactttgggcagtgtcatagacctcgaactcacacattagatcattgtgcatactgcttaacataattatgtgcgcgcaccgatttttcttagcccattggGTATAGCCTTGTTAatctatcttgtgttgttcCGAGTTCCATTCCCCGGGCATAGTAAGGGTgtgagataaggcctccaagacCTCTTACTCATCTAATACATATTGGATCTTgcgatgccatatgtcatagttttccCTATCTAATTTCTCCCTTTTATTTAAGTCGGCAACAATATTCTTGGATGTcatttcactacaatacgcAAAGAAGGGATATTACACACACACCTAAGAAATCTGCCGCATCCtttcaaattagaaaaagaataatttagacatgtcgcaAGATCGAAAAATCGCTAGGCTTCAGCATCATCTATTGCaccacaatatccaattattagatttctaACTCAATTCCcatgcaaatttaaaaaaaaaaaacaaatacggGAGAATTTGTaatcataaatctcaaccatactcccactatcttaagtagtcatctaggcctagtcacatgtaaagacataacctactaaaaccgcagtaaccttttgggccagtctacaaggacagctacccagaccatggcaacctgttgggccagtctacaaagacagCCAGACTACagcaacctgttgggccagtctacaaagatggttcatatgagaccattacagtccatatttcttgttccatcagtgcatttacagttcttactggggccactgtagtctttttggctatacaatgcatttacagttcttactggggtcaccatgatGTTTTGGCTATACAGTgtatttacagttcttactggggtcacttcctatttacttgtatgaataagattgagaacattagaGAGATGCTAACCTGAGATCATGCCCACTGTGTGCGAGTGAGAGATGTTAATTGGAGGGCCGCCCACGTGGGTCAGACCCCTCCTTTACTCTAcctaacgcatggctttaagccatgcgttagtTGCATGTAACGCATgacttaaagccatgcgtttctGCCAAATAAATGGCAGATTaaggctggcctttaaggccagccgtgtagggggctatatatagcccccctctTTTGGTTCTTGGAAATCAtcagaaaaagcaaaaaaaaagctctcttttattctctcttaatATAGTATTTAGTCTGTAGATTTGTTAagtgttactctagttttataaCTACGTAGTACACTTTACCACTAAGAGAAAACGCTTGATCTTTGTTGcgctggagaaacttgtggagcatttCTTTAAGCTGAGCCTGAGGTAGTTTTCGCTGTACtttctaacattggtatcagagcatttaTAATtgctttcaatttctttttggcatatgcatgtaaactgtaaactgtgttttttttatttgcgcACATGTGGTGCTGCagtgttttcttaaaaaaaaaaaaaaaaatttggctgAACCACTGTGCAGCGGTGCTGCGCTCACCACCCACACATGGTGGTGCAGTGAGCACCACCTCTGCTCTCGGTGGTGCAACGTGCACCACCTGTGCGTGGGAGGTGCAGCGTGCACCGGAgggtgctgcgcgcaccacgGTATTGCGCGAACCAGCAGGTGCCCACGGTGCTCCATGCACCGTGGAGGCACCTGCAATACCACCTCGGTACTATGCGCACCAGAGCAGCGCCGGCTCGGTACTGCGCACACCGTgcggtgctgcgcgcaccagaGGGATGTTGCCAGCACCACCTTGGTGCAGTGGCAGCACCCAGCTTCCTCTGGAAGCAGTTTCCGGCGATCGGCGGCGCCGATGACGTCCATAAACGgcaattgaaattttttttcccgAGTTACTGTTCACATGAATAGTAACTTgcgggaggaagaagatgacttgAGTCATCTATCCTCTGATGGGCCGGCTTGGGCTTGGCCCCTTCGGCCCACTTTGTTTTGGGTTTaagcaaaaaaaattaagaataaaaaaaaattttgtggcatgatttaatatatgtttagatatattgttatattacatgtgatgttttatttaatgttatagattaaatgtgataacatgtgaatatttgtttattttcatgctattttttttccataatgttatattatatgtgatcttttatttaatttttagattaaatgtgataacatctatgtgtgtattgaacatatggaaatatgattattttatcatcgatgaatgttagacttgaatgtttagacattaatctttatttcttttagtgataaaatagaaaaatcccactaagtagtcttagttagaattgtcaGTGTGAATGATAGGCTGAAAAAATTAcagtgaccccagtaagaactgtaaatgcactgatggaacaagaaaaatggactgtaATGGTCGCATATGAACCAtatttgtagactggcccaacaggttgctGTAGTCTGGctgtctttgtagactggcccaacaggttgccATGGTCTGGGTAGCTGTCCTTGCAGACTGGCCTAAAAGGTTACTGCGGTTTTAGtaggttatgtctttacatgtgactaggcctagatgactacttaagatagtgggagtatggttgagatttatgattACAAATTCTCccgtatttgttttttttttttaaatttgcacGGGAATTGAGCtagaaatctaataattggatattgtggcgcaatagatgattctgaagcctagcgatttttcgatcttgcgacatgtctaaattattctttttctaatttgaaaGGACGCGGCAGATTTCTTAGGTGTGTGTGCAATATCCTTTCTTTgcgtattgtagtgaaatggcaTCCAAGAATTTTGTTGCCGACTTAAATAAAGGGGAGAAATTAGATAGGAaaaactatgacatatggcatcgcaagatccaatatgtcttagatgagtaagaggtcttggaggccttatctcacACCCTTACTATGCCCGGAGAAGGGAACTCGGAACAATacaagatagatcaacaagcctataccaaatgggataagaaaaatcggtgcgcgcgcataattatgttaagcagcatgcacaatgatctaatgtgtgagttcgaggtctatgacactgcccaaagcatgtgggaggctttgaagttgaagtttggtggaacttcagccattaggttgcgtggattaatcatgaggttcgactcctataagatgcgctctgaccacacgatgaagcagcatcttagggctatgtcaactatgatccgcgaacttaggtcggcaggaaacaacctgacagatgaacagcaagtacaggcagtgataagatcactaccgaattcttgagagaatatgagccagaaccttacgcataacgagaatatcaaagactttgatgatgtctcgcATCACTTAGAATGGGAGGCTGAGCGCCTAGAGGCTGCTTAGCCCAATCATACAgcctatgtggctaatgctggtccgcgcaaggcatcaaggcctaagcgcaagaagtccaagaatggagtagctgctggacatattaaaaaagtgtcaggaacttctcaacgcaccaagaggggcaagcgcgggaaaaacaagtcaaaattagagtgcttcaactgcggaaagattggccacttcgctcGTGACTGCACTGAGCCGAAGAAGGTACACTGACTTTTCTCGCATTGTTTTTATAACAagccatgtgatggttgctgactcctatcctttgtggactgttgattcaggagcgaccgagcacatagcgcaagatagagtcggatttgtggagtatcgccggattccaactgggagccgtgatatcaaggtagggaatggagctagcgtggaggtactgagacttggtacctacaagctggacttgcAGCCAGTTGGAATCCGGCGATACTCCACAAATCCGACTCTATCTTGCGCTATGTGCTCGATCGCTCCTGAATCAACAATCCACAAAGGATAGGAGTCAGCAACCATCAAatggctagttacaaaaacaatgcaagaaaagtcagtgtaccttcttcggctcagtgcagtcacgagcgaagtggccaatctttccgcagttgaagcactctaattttgacttgtttttcccgcgcttgcccctcttggtgctctgagaagttcctgacacttttttaatatgtccagcagctactccattcttggacttcttgcgcTTAGGCCTTGATGCCTTGCGCGGACCAGCGTTAGCCACATAGGCCGTATGATTGGGCTAAGCCGCCTCTAGGCgctcagcctccaattccaagtgacgcgagacatcatcaaagtctttgatattctcgttatgcgtaaggttctggctcatattctcccaagaattcggtagtgatcttatcactgcctgtacttgctgttcatctgtcaggttgtttcctgccgacctaagttcgcggatcataattgacatagccctaagatgctgcttcatcgtgtggtcagagcgcatcttataggagtcgaacctcatgattaatccacgcaacctaatggctgaagttccaccaaacttcaacttcaaagcctcccacatgctttgggcaatgtcatagacctcgaactcacacattagatcattatgcatgctgcttaacataattatgcgtgcgcaccgatttttcttatcccatttggtataggcttgttgatctatcttgtATTGTTCCGAGTTCCCTTCCCCGGGCATAGTAAGGGTgtgagataaggcctccaagacctcttgctcatctaagacatattggatcttgcgatgccatatgtcatagttttTCCTATCTAATTTCTCCCTTTTATTTAAGTCGGCAACAATATTCTTGGAtgccatttcactacaatacgcACAGAAAGGATATTGCACACACACCTAAGAAATCTGCCGCGTCCtttcaaattagaaaaagaataatttagacatgtcgcaagatcgaaaaattgctaggcttcagaatcatctattgcgccacaatatccaattattagatttctaGTTCAATTCCcgtgcaaattaaaaaaaaaaaaaaacaaatatgggagaatttatcatcataaatctcaaccatactcccactatcttaagtagtcatctaggcctagtcacatgtaaagacataacctactaaaaccgcagtaaccttttgggccagtctacaaggacagctacccagaccatggcaacctgttgggccagtctacaaagacagCCAGACTACagcaacctgttgggccagtctacaaagatggttcatatgcgaccattacagtccatttttcttgttccatcagtgcatttacagttcttactggggccactgtagtctttttggctatacagtgcatttacagttcttactggggtcattgtaattttttcagcctatcattcacactgacaattctaactaagactacttagtgagatttttctattttatcactaaaagaaataaagactaatgtctaaacattcaagtctaacattcatagatgataaaataatcataagacagttaacgatgccgagtccgccacagcaaaatggcgtggcggaaaggagaaatcgaacactgcttgagatggttaggtcaatgatggcgtaaacaaacctaccaatttctttttggggggatgcacttttgactgctgcctacattcttaaccaagtgccctccaaatcagtaacttccacaccatatgaactatggaccggcaagaaacccaatttgagtaacttgcaGTCATGGGGTTCAACAGGTTTTGATCATGATCTTTTTCATAAGTATGGGAAATTAGGCCCTAGagggaagaagtgtatctttataaggtagTAAGTACTCAGAATactctaaagggtatgtgttaataggtgaacaaactgatggaagtgtaactgagattgaatcacgagatgtggacttcattgaaaatgaatttccaagtacaggtgaggttgataggagtttagaacttcatgagattgtggaacaagaggaaagtgctccaaggaatttagttgagaatgaggaagaaattcttcaagctcCCACTAAAACCgacatatctttgtgtcaactaacttttccatttggacaagtatcttagaacacaatgtctcatctctactcgcttctcaaggcttagatcggctcactcatgataccaatgttagaaagcacagcggaaagtacctcaggctcagcttaaagaaatgctccacaagtttctccagcgCGACAAAGATCAAGCGTTTTCTCTTAGTGGTGAAGTGTATTACGTAAttataaaactagagtaacactTAACAAATCTACAGACTAAATACTATattaagagagaataaaagagagctttttttttgctttttctgaTGATTTCCAAGAACCAAAAAAGGGGAGCTATATATAGCCCCTACAcggctggccttaaaggccagccttAATCTGCCATTTATTTGGTagaaacgcatggctttaagacTTGTGTTACATGCAaataacgcatggctttaagccatgcgttagcTAGAGTAAAGGAGGGGTCTACCCCACGTGGGCGGCCATCCAATTAACATCTCCCACTCGCACACAGTGGGCATGATCCCAGATCAGCATCTCtctaatgttctcaatcttattcatacaagtaaataggccgtgcgaccaccaagcatatctatagaaaggtgggagtacatacactaaatctctcccagagaagactagcatagtaacatccCTAAAGTGTTTGGTTATGTCCTAGACTCATTCGATCGCATCAGTTCAAGAATTTTCGAAACCCTCTTGAGTTTCAGAAAAACTCAGAACAATGCTTGACTAtctctaaatcatttcaatatgttcacaaccttagtCGCTACCAGTATGTAGCATTATAGTTTGACTATGTCACAAGATGGAGGTTATAATGTCTGTtactttggcatgttgtctatggccataattaatacggtctaaagaggcattgctgggaaagcagtttgaccaaaattgaatgatatgagtgcaaaggGAAGATTCTTCGATATTAGCACACTTTACCACTAAGAGAAAACGCTTGATCTTTGTCGcgctggagaaacttgtggagcatttCTTTAAGCTGAGCCTGAGGTACTTTTCGCTGTGCTTTCTAACAACTGCTGATGTTGAAGAGAGAACTTTCGACAAAATAAAGGAACCTAATTGCATGGGGACACCATAATCTTCCACCTAAACAACAACCCAggtttttctctcctttccttTAAGGGaaggaataaaaagaaaaggaggaaaGCACCACATTactctgtgagagagagagagagagagacgaaagaGAGCCCACACATTGTGTTACTATCATAATGAGTCTCTGAGCAACACATATTAAGTAGAGAACATTTAATAATTCACCATGAAAAATCATGCAATCATATACCTGCTTCAAGAAGAGAGCAGCAGTGATAGCACCACCTGGACGATCACCAGTGTTGACCATATCAGCTACTCCCGATTTCATTGACTCCCAATAACCTTCCTCCAAAGGCAT
This is a stretch of genomic DNA from Carya illinoinensis cultivar Pawnee chromosome 15, C.illinoinensisPawnee_v1, whole genome shotgun sequence. It encodes these proteins:
- the LOC122296274 gene encoding uncharacterized protein LOC122296274 isoform X2 yields the protein MSQNLTHNENIKDFDDVSRHLELEAERLEAAKPNHTAYVANTGSRKASRPKRKKSKNGVAAGHIKKVSGTSQRTKRGKHGKNKSKLECFNCGKIGQFARDCTEPKKERPST